One genomic segment of Microbispora sp. ZYX-F-249 includes these proteins:
- a CDS encoding MerR family transcriptional regulator produces the protein MGYSVGQVARFAGVTVRTLHHYDEIGLLTPSERSAAGYRRYTEPDLDRLQQVLFYRELGFSLEEIAVVLDDPGADPLTHLRRQHELLRRRIGRLEEMAAAVQRAMEARKMGISLTPEERFEVFGDFDPDRYAEEAEERWGGTDAFEQSRRRTARYTKDDWRAITAEAGEVLEAFAAAFAAGVPADGERAMDVAERHRAHISRWFYDCTYEIHKGLGEMYVTDPRFAANYERVAEGLSGYVRDAVHANAARHA, from the coding sequence GTGGGTTACTCGGTCGGCCAGGTCGCCCGCTTCGCCGGGGTGACCGTGCGGACGCTGCACCACTACGACGAGATCGGGCTGCTGACGCCCAGCGAGCGGTCGGCGGCCGGCTACCGCCGCTACACCGAGCCGGATCTCGACCGGCTGCAGCAGGTGCTGTTCTACCGGGAGCTCGGGTTCTCCCTGGAGGAGATCGCCGTCGTCCTCGACGATCCGGGCGCCGATCCGCTGACCCACCTGCGCCGCCAGCACGAGCTGCTGCGCCGCAGGATCGGCCGGCTGGAGGAGATGGCGGCGGCGGTCCAGCGCGCGATGGAGGCGAGGAAGATGGGCATTTCCCTCACACCGGAGGAGCGGTTCGAGGTGTTCGGCGATTTCGACCCCGACCGGTACGCCGAGGAGGCGGAGGAACGCTGGGGCGGCACGGACGCCTTCGAGCAGAGCCGCCGCCGCACGGCCCGCTACACCAAGGACGACTGGCGGGCCATCACGGCGGAGGCCGGCGAGGTGCTGGAGGCGTTCGCCGCGGCCTTCGCCGCGGGGGTCCCGGCGGACGGCGAACGGGCGATGGACGTGGCCGAGCGGCACCGGGCGCACATCAGCCGCTGGTTCTACGACTGCACCTACGAGATCCACAAGGGTCTCGGGGAGATGTACGTGACCGACCCGCGCTTCGCGGCCAACTACGAGCGGGTCGCCGAAGGGCTGAGCGGCTACGTGCGCGACGCCGTCCACGCGAACGCGGCGCGGCACGCCTGA
- a CDS encoding pectinesterase family protein, whose protein sequence is MHLTPPIASPPSLRRAALRAAAVAALPLAAVTLHAGPAQAAVPAAGGTYQISVTKSGMCLDVVSGSKSNGALLQQWGCSGAAWQQFTLRSAGSGVFTIVNANSGMCLDVPGASTASGVQIQQWSCGNGQANQQWRLAASGSGTYQIVSVASGLCLSDKGASTTSGAAVIQETCTANTNKQWLFTPAGTQGTATVAADGTGKYRTVQAAIDAVPANNGSRVVITIKPGTYREIVTIPANKPYVTLQGLGGSARDVVIVNNHSAGTYGTFNSATAFVNGHDAALTNLTVSNDFDENTGSSGQQAVALNLNADRAVLSGVRLLGDQDTFLVNASARAYMTRSYVEGTVDFIFGDGTIVIDDCDIYEKRSTGGPITAARTDAAKTYGFLIYKSRITGATNNTTQLGRPWGPNAQVLYRESTLSSTMKTSQPWTDMSGNSWKNARFLEYRNTGAGAGVNANRPQLSDSQAANYTPQKYLAGTDGWNPAG, encoded by the coding sequence ATGCACCTCACACCCCCCATCGCAAGCCCCCCGAGCCTCCGGCGTGCGGCACTGCGGGCCGCCGCGGTGGCGGCGCTGCCGCTGGCCGCCGTCACCTTGCACGCGGGTCCCGCGCAGGCGGCGGTCCCCGCGGCCGGCGGGACGTACCAGATCAGCGTCACCAAGAGCGGCATGTGCCTGGACGTCGTGTCCGGCTCCAAGAGCAACGGCGCGCTGCTGCAGCAGTGGGGCTGCTCCGGCGCCGCCTGGCAGCAGTTCACCCTCAGGTCGGCCGGGTCCGGCGTCTTCACGATTGTGAACGCTAACAGCGGCATGTGCCTCGACGTCCCGGGCGCCTCGACCGCCTCCGGCGTGCAGATCCAGCAGTGGAGCTGCGGCAACGGCCAGGCCAACCAGCAGTGGCGGCTGGCGGCCTCGGGAAGCGGCACCTACCAGATCGTCAGCGTCGCCAGCGGACTCTGCCTGAGCGACAAGGGAGCCTCCACCACCTCCGGCGCCGCCGTCATCCAGGAGACCTGCACCGCCAACACCAACAAGCAATGGCTGTTCACCCCGGCCGGCACGCAGGGCACGGCCACCGTGGCCGCCGACGGCACGGGCAAGTACCGCACCGTCCAGGCCGCGATCGACGCGGTGCCCGCCAACAACGGCAGCCGCGTTGTCATCACCATCAAACCCGGCACCTACCGGGAGATCGTCACGATCCCGGCAAACAAGCCGTACGTCACCCTCCAGGGCCTCGGCGGGTCGGCCAGGGACGTCGTGATCGTCAACAACCACTCCGCCGGCACCTACGGCACCTTCAACAGCGCCACCGCGTTCGTCAACGGCCACGACGCCGCCCTCACCAACCTGACGGTCTCCAACGACTTCGACGAGAACACCGGCAGCAGCGGCCAGCAGGCCGTCGCGCTCAACCTCAACGCCGACCGGGCGGTCCTGTCCGGCGTACGGCTGCTCGGCGACCAGGACACGTTCCTGGTCAACGCGTCCGCCCGCGCCTACATGACCCGCTCCTACGTCGAGGGCACCGTCGACTTCATCTTCGGCGACGGCACCATCGTGATCGACGACTGCGACATCTACGAAAAGCGCAGCACCGGCGGGCCCATCACCGCCGCGCGGACCGACGCCGCCAAGACCTACGGCTTCCTCATCTACAAATCGCGCATCACCGGCGCGACGAACAACACCACCCAGCTGGGCCGGCCCTGGGGCCCCAACGCCCAGGTGCTCTACCGGGAGTCCACCCTCAGCTCCACCATGAAAACCTCGCAGCCCTGGACCGACATGTCCGGCAACTCCTGGAAGAACGCCCGCTTCCTCGAATACCGGAACACCGGCGCCGGTGCCGGGGTGAACGCCAACCGGCCGCAGCTGAGCGACTCCCAGGCCGCGAACTACACCCCGCAGAAGTACCTGGCCGGAACCGACGGCTGGAACCCGGCCGGCTGA
- a CDS encoding MerR family transcriptional regulator yields the protein MNDLLPIGQFARLTRLSVKQLRHYAALGLLEPAWIDPASGYRYYRTAQARDALAIGLLRSLDVPLPVVAAVLTAGRDDDADAGGEAAGAAALTKVKEDLEAELARRKRALKTLERVLATGLPAAEATVVTEPPRPAIVVHDLATTPEDIGRATSACVARLLAAPMTAAPALVGLFPLDYGEAVPVAVALTGPDLPDVPGARPDILPGGAFAAATHLGPYDHVPLTAHALLTWCAERGHVPTGPLREVYVSDPATTPPERLVTHLMIRLEDEP from the coding sequence GTGAACGACCTCCTGCCGATCGGGCAGTTCGCCCGCCTCACCCGGCTCAGCGTCAAGCAACTGCGCCACTACGCGGCACTCGGCCTGCTCGAACCCGCCTGGATCGACCCCGCGAGCGGATACCGCTACTACCGCACCGCCCAGGCCCGCGACGCGCTCGCCATCGGGCTGCTGCGCTCCCTCGACGTCCCCCTGCCCGTCGTCGCGGCCGTCCTGACCGCCGGCCGGGACGACGACGCGGACGCCGGGGGAGAGGCCGCCGGGGCCGCCGCGCTCACCAAGGTCAAAGAGGACCTGGAGGCCGAACTCGCCCGCCGCAAACGCGCACTCAAAACCCTCGAACGCGTCCTCGCCACCGGCCTGCCCGCCGCCGAGGCCACCGTCGTCACCGAACCCCCGCGGCCCGCGATCGTCGTCCACGACCTGGCCACCACCCCCGAGGACATCGGCCGCGCCACCTCCGCCTGCGTCGCCCGCCTCCTGGCCGCCCCCATGACCGCCGCGCCCGCGCTCGTCGGGCTGTTCCCCCTCGACTACGGCGAGGCCGTCCCGGTCGCCGTCGCCCTCACCGGGCCGGACCTGCCGGACGTGCCCGGCGCCCGGCCCGACATCCTGCCCGGAGGCGCCTTCGCCGCCGCCACCCACCTCGGCCCCTACGACCATGTCCCGCTCACCGCCCACGCCCTGCTCACCTGGTGCGCCGAACGCGGGCACGTCCCCACCGGCCCCCTCCGCGAGGTCTACGTCTCCGACCCCGCGACCACCCCGCCCGAGCGGCTGGTCACCCACCTGATGATCCGGCTGGAGGACGAACCGTGA
- a CDS encoding tyrosine-type recombinase/integrase, with protein MLPAEVNRLTVQEAADRYVELVRAKTVTGGLSPATAEVYARDVATFVRLAGPDRVLDDLTGEDVDAVLLAFARKPDERRKGGAEGTDTGKGTGKSPGKNTGQSAASQARFRRSVSALFRHAASAGWVHLDPMAASSVRARERGGLRPERRALTREQAEGLIEAAGSPVAPPVEAAGPAAGRRRRADQRTEVRDALVVLLLTTLGPRVSELVRANVEDFYTNDGVRYWRIFGKGGRTRDVPLPDAVAAALEAYLAVRAGGDGEKALLLSWRGRRLARGDVQAVIDRVQRQVDPGRRRAVTPHGLRHTTATHLLADGTDMDAVRRVLGHSDLSTLGRYRDDLPGELEVAMGSHPLLRRRRGPAGRDGQAGPDA; from the coding sequence ATGCTGCCCGCAGAGGTGAACAGGCTGACCGTGCAGGAGGCCGCCGACCGCTACGTGGAGCTGGTCCGGGCCAAGACGGTGACGGGCGGGTTGTCGCCCGCCACGGCCGAGGTGTACGCGCGGGACGTGGCCACGTTCGTACGGCTGGCCGGGCCGGACCGGGTGCTGGACGACCTGACCGGCGAGGACGTGGACGCGGTGCTGCTGGCCTTCGCGCGCAAGCCGGACGAGCGCAGGAAGGGCGGCGCCGAGGGGACGGACACGGGGAAAGGCACGGGGAAGAGCCCCGGGAAGAACACAGGGCAGAGCGCGGCGTCGCAGGCGAGGTTCCGCCGGTCGGTGTCGGCGTTGTTCCGGCACGCGGCGTCGGCGGGCTGGGTGCACCTGGACCCGATGGCGGCCTCGTCGGTGCGGGCGCGGGAGCGGGGCGGGCTGCGGCCGGAGCGGCGGGCGCTGACGCGGGAGCAGGCCGAGGGCCTGATCGAGGCGGCCGGCTCCCCCGTCGCGCCGCCGGTGGAGGCGGCGGGCCCGGCGGCAGGGCGCCGGCGGCGGGCCGACCAGCGGACGGAGGTGCGGGACGCGCTGGTGGTGCTGCTGCTGACCACGCTGGGGCCGCGGGTGTCGGAGCTGGTGCGGGCCAACGTGGAGGACTTCTACACCAACGACGGGGTGCGTTACTGGCGCATCTTCGGCAAGGGCGGGCGGACCCGCGACGTACCGCTGCCCGATGCGGTGGCGGCGGCGCTCGAGGCGTACCTGGCGGTGCGGGCGGGCGGCGACGGCGAGAAGGCGCTGCTGCTGTCGTGGCGGGGCAGGCGGCTGGCGCGGGGTGACGTGCAGGCGGTCATCGACCGGGTGCAGCGGCAGGTGGATCCCGGGCGGCGGCGGGCGGTGACGCCGCACGGGCTGCGGCACACGACGGCGACGCATCTGCTGGCGGACGGCACGGACATGGACGCGGTGCGGCGGGTGCTGGGGCACAGCGATCTGTCGACGCTCGGCCGTTACCGGGACGACCTGCCCGGGGAGCTGGAGGTGGCGATGGGGTCGCATCCGCTGCTGCGCCGCCGGCGCGGCCCGGCCGGGCGGGACGGTCAGGCCGGGCCGGACGCGTAG
- a CDS encoding ribosomal protein L7/L12 has product MPNIGPFEWMVLLVIVIALLGVALAAVRAGARPAGPLAWRSPGLLPPVSADLQHRVRDLYAEGKKIEAIKLIREQTGLGLKEAKDLAEALASGRPLPVAPGHARPDLASRVRELKAAGRGEQAVFLVRGETGMGQAEAERFVEAVDVADAGDGGA; this is encoded by the coding sequence ATGCCCAACATCGGTCCGTTCGAGTGGATGGTCCTCCTCGTCATCGTGATCGCGCTTCTCGGTGTGGCGCTCGCGGCCGTTCGGGCCGGTGCGCGTCCCGCCGGGCCGCTCGCGTGGCGCAGTCCGGGGCTGCTGCCGCCGGTCTCGGCCGACCTGCAGCACCGGGTGCGGGACCTGTACGCCGAGGGCAAGAAGATCGAGGCCATCAAGCTGATCCGCGAGCAGACCGGGCTGGGGCTGAAGGAGGCCAAGGACCTGGCCGAGGCCCTGGCCTCCGGACGGCCGCTTCCGGTGGCGCCGGGGCACGCGCGGCCGGATCTGGCGTCGCGGGTGCGGGAGCTGAAGGCGGCGGGGCGCGGCGAGCAGGCGGTGTTCCTGGTGCGCGGTGAGACGGGGATGGGCCAGGCGGAGGCCGAGCGGTTCGTCGAGGCGGTCGACGTCGCCGACGCGGGGGACGGCGGGGCGTAG
- a CDS encoding DUF2218 domain-containing protein, which translates to MPHSTAYVMTDRPDRYIGQLVAHLGHDAEAVLGGDGRAVIDLRPGRCVLRPCAGGFEMIATAAGEEALAGVRDVVTGHLRRFATGEDLVVDWSPPLAGDAVWDVSPVVDDYLLTHCSPADEVLRDLVVRTREETGGAAGMQISHDEGALLTMLARMSGARLAVEVGVFTGYSSICIARGLPPGGRLLACDVSTEWTSIARNYWERAGVADRIDLRIAPALETLRALPAEPVVGFAFIDADKVSYPDYYEEVVTRLCPGGLVVVDNVFQGGRVFDPAFQGDAQLAVRRLNETIARDERVESVMLPVRDGITIARRVG; encoded by the coding sequence ATGCCTCATTCGACGGCGTACGTGATGACCGACCGGCCCGACCGCTACATCGGGCAGCTGGTGGCGCACCTGGGTCACGACGCGGAGGCCGTGCTCGGCGGCGACGGCCGGGCGGTGATCGACCTGCGGCCGGGGCGGTGCGTGCTGCGGCCGTGCGCGGGCGGGTTCGAGATGATCGCGACGGCCGCCGGCGAGGAGGCGCTGGCCGGGGTGCGGGACGTCGTCACCGGGCACCTGCGGCGGTTCGCGACCGGTGAGGACCTCGTGGTCGACTGGTCGCCGCCGCTCGCGGGTGACGCGGTGTGGGACGTGTCCCCCGTCGTGGACGATTACCTGCTGACGCATTGCTCCCCCGCCGACGAGGTGCTGCGCGATCTGGTCGTCAGGACGCGGGAGGAGACGGGCGGCGCGGCCGGCATGCAGATCTCGCACGACGAGGGCGCCCTGCTGACGATGCTGGCGCGGATGTCGGGCGCCCGCCTGGCGGTTGAGGTGGGGGTGTTCACCGGCTACTCCTCGATCTGCATCGCCAGGGGGCTGCCGCCGGGCGGGCGGCTGCTGGCGTGCGACGTGAGCACGGAGTGGACGTCGATCGCCAGGAACTACTGGGAGCGGGCGGGCGTGGCCGACCGCATCGACCTGCGGATCGCGCCGGCGCTGGAGACGCTGCGCGCGCTCCCGGCCGAGCCGGTCGTCGGTTTCGCCTTCATCGACGCCGACAAGGTGAGCTATCCGGACTACTACGAGGAGGTGGTCACGCGGCTGTGCCCGGGCGGCCTCGTCGTGGTCGACAACGTGTTCCAGGGCGGGCGGGTGTTCGACCCGGCCTTCCAGGGGGACGCGCAGCTGGCCGTACGCCGCCTGAACGAGACGATCGCCCGTGACGAGCGGGTCGAGTCGGTGATGCTGCCGGTGCGTGACGGCATCACCATCGCCCGGCGGGTGGGCTGA
- a CDS encoding phosphotransferase enzyme family protein has product MAEHDRHDREGDGPEGTFPYAKENAPAGPAGGSSAEPDEEELTGGGVNRVVRVGGTVRRPARRWTPAVHALLDHLAAAGFAGAPRAYGCDDAGREVLDFVPGEVPDYPLPAYAMTDEALAGVGALLRDYHDATAGFAPADAAGWYFPPRVPAEVICHGDVAPYNCVFREGRPVAFIDFDTAHPGPRVWDVAYAAYRFVPLHDPGRDESAPGVEEQARRLRVFADAYGLGAADREALVETARARLDHLVAHMRAEAGAGHEAFAAHVAEGHDLLYLTDSAHMARHEGVFVAALSPQAPGGGVGMSAG; this is encoded by the coding sequence ATGGCGGAGCATGATCGGCACGACCGTGAGGGCGACGGTCCGGAGGGGACGTTCCCGTACGCGAAGGAGAATGCGCCGGCCGGTCCGGCCGGAGGGAGCTCTGCGGAGCCGGACGAGGAGGAACTGACCGGGGGTGGTGTCAACCGTGTCGTCCGGGTGGGGGGCACGGTGCGCCGGCCCGCGCGCCGGTGGACGCCGGCGGTGCACGCGCTGCTGGACCATCTGGCGGCGGCCGGGTTCGCCGGGGCGCCGAGAGCGTACGGGTGTGACGACGCGGGCCGGGAGGTGCTGGATTTCGTCCCGGGTGAGGTGCCGGACTATCCCCTGCCGGCGTACGCGATGACGGACGAGGCGCTGGCGGGTGTGGGGGCGTTGCTGCGGGACTACCACGACGCGACGGCGGGCTTCGCGCCCGCGGACGCCGCCGGGTGGTACTTTCCTCCGCGCGTTCCGGCCGAGGTGATCTGCCATGGTGACGTGGCGCCGTACAACTGCGTCTTCCGGGAGGGGCGGCCGGTGGCGTTCATCGACTTCGACACCGCGCATCCGGGGCCGCGGGTGTGGGACGTGGCCTATGCCGCCTACCGGTTCGTGCCGTTGCACGATCCCGGCCGTGACGAGAGCGCGCCCGGTGTGGAGGAGCAGGCGCGGCGGCTGCGGGTGTTCGCCGACGCCTACGGGCTCGGGGCGGCGGACCGGGAGGCGCTGGTGGAGACCGCGCGGGCGCGGCTGGACCATCTGGTCGCCCACATGCGTGCGGAGGCGGGGGCGGGTCACGAGGCGTTCGCCGCGCATGTCGCGGAGGGGCACGATCTGCTGTATCTCACCGACAGCGCGCACATGGCGCGTCATGAGGGGGTGTTCGTGGCGGCGCTTTCGCCGCAGGCGCCGGGCGGCGGGGTGGGGATGTCGGCGGGGTAG
- a CDS encoding ATP-binding protein, translated as MTPGVRSAAGTGREVAVLVGLQASGKSTFYRQRLAATHAHVSKDNWPNARHRQRRQLRVIAETLGEGRDVAVDNTNPAPEEWGPLVVTAKENGARVVAYWFPPDLTASLARNARRTGRERVPDVGVLATARRLRRPRLSDGFDAVHTVTFDGRGGFTVREEDEPGT; from the coding sequence ATGACCCCCGGCGTGCGATCCGCGGCCGGCACGGGCCGGGAGGTCGCCGTGCTCGTCGGGCTGCAGGCGTCGGGCAAGTCCACCTTCTACCGGCAGCGCCTGGCGGCGACGCACGCCCACGTCAGCAAGGACAACTGGCCCAACGCGCGCCACCGGCAGCGGCGCCAGCTGCGAGTGATCGCCGAGACGCTGGGGGAGGGGCGCGACGTGGCCGTGGACAACACCAACCCCGCTCCCGAGGAGTGGGGCCCGCTCGTCGTCACGGCCAAGGAGAACGGCGCCCGGGTGGTCGCCTACTGGTTCCCTCCCGACCTCACCGCGTCCCTGGCCCGCAACGCCAGGCGAACCGGCCGCGAGCGGGTGCCCGACGTCGGCGTCCTCGCCACGGCCAGACGCCTCCGCCGTCCCCGGCTGTCGGACGGCTTCGACGCCGTCCACACGGTGACCTTCGACGGCCGGGGCGGCTTCACCGTACGCGAGGAGGACGAACCCGGCACGTGA
- a CDS encoding group II truncated hemoglobin, which produces MGDTHMIVEYIRYRIDRQDAEEFEAAYERAAVPLSAAPQCVDYELSRCVEEPEWYVLRIAWTSAEDHLRGFRGGEHFGRFFSEIKPYVRQIEEMRHYERTAVRGTGSSVPSLYDWAGGAEAFERLTETFYEQVLKDDLIGPLFAHMDPGHPKYVAMWLSEVFGGPSRYTDERGGYHHMLVQHLGRAITEPQRRRWVDLLMDAADVVGLPADPEFRAAFAGYIEWGTRLAFANSQPGARPPQQAPVPRWGWGVAPPYIPEP; this is translated from the coding sequence TTGGGAGACACGCACATGATCGTGGAGTACATCCGCTACCGGATCGACCGGCAGGACGCCGAGGAGTTCGAAGCCGCCTACGAACGCGCCGCGGTGCCCCTGTCGGCCGCGCCGCAGTGTGTGGACTACGAATTGTCCCGCTGTGTCGAAGAGCCCGAATGGTACGTCCTTCGCATCGCCTGGACCTCCGCCGAGGACCACCTGCGGGGTTTCCGGGGCGGCGAGCACTTCGGGAGGTTCTTCTCCGAGATCAAGCCGTACGTCCGGCAGATCGAGGAGATGCGGCACTACGAACGCACCGCCGTACGCGGCACCGGCTCCTCGGTCCCGAGCCTGTACGACTGGGCGGGCGGCGCCGAGGCGTTCGAGCGGCTCACCGAGACGTTCTACGAGCAGGTGCTCAAAGACGATCTGATCGGTCCTCTTTTCGCTCATATGGATCCGGGCCACCCCAAGTACGTCGCCATGTGGCTGTCGGAAGTGTTCGGCGGCCCGTCCCGCTACACCGACGAACGCGGGGGCTACCACCACATGCTCGTCCAGCATCTCGGCAGGGCCATCACCGAACCGCAGCGCCGCCGCTGGGTCGATCTCCTGATGGACGCCGCCGACGTGGTCGGGCTGCCGGCCGATCCCGAGTTCCGCGCCGCCTTCGCGGGCTACATCGAGTGGGGCACCCGGCTCGCCTTCGCCAACTCCCAGCCGGGTGCCCGTCCCCCGCAGCAGGCTCCGGTCCCCCGCTGGGGCTGGGGCGTGGCCCCGCCCTACATCCCCGAACCGTGA